From Mastacembelus armatus chromosome 13, fMasArm1.2, whole genome shotgun sequence, one genomic window encodes:
- the LOC113134899 gene encoding cytochrome P450 2C31-like, producing the protein MILRKTSHLLFVYWCGVTQQIADQGLERKGDRADLHKMTRQNLLQVNKHAPFKSYLKFSEAYGPVITVYLGWQRTVVLVGYDAVKEAMVDQADDFTGRGQLPFVIRVTKGYGLGISNGERWHQLRRFTLATLRDFGMGRKGMEEWIQEESKHLRARIAEFKDTPFDPTFLLSCTVSNVICCLAFNQRFHYEDKHFLRLLNIISEILKFGSSPLGQMYNIFPWLMEHLPGHQHTVFAQIEEIREFIKKKIQEHKETLDPSSPRDYIDCFLIRMDQEKNNPTTEFNYDNLVCTLMNLFLAGTETTSSTIRYALNVLIKYPNIQEKMQHEIDVVIGKNRCPNMEDRKSLPFTDAVIHEVQRFLDIVPFSVPHHALHDISFRGYTIPKDTVILPLLHSVLKGEKEWATPWSFNPQHFLDQNGNFKKNPAFLPFSAGKRSCVGESLARMELFIFLVSLLQHFTFSCTEGPDSINLIPEYSSFANLPRRYQIIATPR; encoded by the exons ATGATCCTCAGGAAAACT AGccatctgctgtttgtttactgGTGTGGAGTGACACAGCAGATCGCAGACCAAGGTTTGGAGAGGAAGGGTGATAGAGCAGATTTGCACAAGA TGACAAGACAAAACCTGCTGCAGGTGAACAAACATGCACCTTTTAAAAGTTATCTCAAG TTCAGTGAGGCCTATGGTCCCGTGATAACAGTGTACCTGGGCTGGCAGAGGACGGTTGTTCTGGTAGGATATGATGCAGTGAAGGAGGCCATGGTGGACCAGGCAGATGACTTCACAGGCAGAGGGCAGCTGCCATTTGTGATCAGAGTTACAAAGGGCTATG GCTTGGGTATCAGTAATGGGGAGCGTTGGCACCAACTGCGACGCTTCACACTGGCAACCCTAAGAGACTTTGGGATGGGGCGCAAGGGGATGGAAGAGTGGATCCAGGAAGAAAGCAAACACTTAAGAGCTCGCATAGCTGAATTCAAAG acACACCTTTTGACCCCACATTCTTGTTGAGCTGCACTGTATCCAATGTGATTTGCTGCTTGGCGTTTAACCAGCGCTTCCATTATGAAGACAAGCATTTTCTACGCCTCCTCAACAT aatatctGAAATTTTAAAGTTTGGTAGCAGTCCTCTAGGCCAG ATGTACAATATCTTTCCCTGGCTAATGGAGCATCTGCCTGGCCATCAACACACTGTATTTGCCCAGATCGAAGAAATTAGAGAGTTTATCAAGAAGAAGATCCAAGAGCACAAAGAAACACTGGACCCCAGCTCACCCAGAGACTACATTGACTGTTTCCTCATCCGGATGGATCAG GAGAAGAATAATCCCACAACTGAGTTCAACTATGACAACTTGGTGTGCACACTGATGAATCTGTTCCTGGCAGGAACAGAAACCACCAGCTCCACCATCAGATATGCCCTTAATGTGCTGATCAAATACCCAAACATACAGG AAAAAATGCAGCATGAGATTGACGTTGTGATTGGAAAAAACCGCTGTCCCAACATGGAAGACAGGAAGTCCCTCCCCTTCACGGATGCTGTCATCCATGAGGTGCAGCGTTTTCTGGACATCGTTCCCTTCAGCGTCCCTCATCACGCACTGCACGATATCTCTTTCAGGGGTTACACCATCCCCAAG GACACAGTGATTCTTCCCTTGCTGCACTCTGTACTAAAAGGGGAAAAGGAATGGGCAACTCCCTGGTCCTTTAACCCccagcacttcctggaccagAATGGCAACTTTAAGAAAAACCCTGCTTTCTTGCCATTTTCTGCAG GAAAGAGATCCTGTGTTGGGGAGTCTCTGGCTCGTATGGAGCTTTTTATCTTCCTCGTGTCGTTGCTGCAGCATTTCACCTTTTCCTGCACGGAAGGCCCTGACAGTATAAACCTCATTCCAGAGTACAGCAGCTTTGCCAATTTGCCTCGCAGGTACCAGATCATTGCCACACCACGATGA
- the LOC113125398 gene encoding cytochrome P450 2G1-like — protein sequence MDVSATVILAGLILALLWFSVKNSKKHRLPPGPTALPVIGNLLQVDKHAPFKSFLKFSEAYGPVITVYLGWQRTVVLVGYDAVKEAMVDRADDFTGRGQLPFFLKVTKGYGLVISNGERWRQLRRFTLTTLRDFGMGRKGMKEWIQEESKHLRARIAEFKDTPFDPTFLLSCTVSNVICCLVFNQRFRYEDKHFLRLLNIISEILKFVGSPLGQMYNIFPWLMEHLPGHQHTVFAQIEEIREFIKKKIQEHKETLDPSSPRDYIDCFLIRMDQEKNNPTTEFNYDNLVCTLMNLFLAGTETTSSTIRYALNVLIKYPNIQEKMQHEIDVVIGKNRCPNMEDRKSLPFTDAVIHEVQRFLDIVPFSVPHHALHDISFRGYTIPKDTVILPLLHSVLKGEKEWATPWSFNPQHFLDQNGNFKKNPAFLPFSAGKRSCVGESLARMELFIFLVSLLQHFTFSCTEGPDSINLSPEYSSFANLPRRYQIIATPR from the exons ATGGACGTTTCTGCAACAGTGATACTGGCAGGGTTGATCTTAGCTCTACTGTGGTTCAGTGTAAAAAATAGTAAGAAACATCGTTTGCCCCCAGGACCCACTGCACTTCCTGTCATAGGAAATCTGCTGCAGGTCGACAAACATGCACCTTTTAAAAGTTTTCTCAAG TTCAGTGAGGCCTATGGTCCTGTGATAACAGTGTACCTGGGCTGGCAGAGGACGGTTGTTCTGGTAGGATATGATGCAGTGAAGGAGGCCATGGTGGACCGGGCAGATGACTTCACAGGCAGAGGGCAACTACCATTTTTCCTCAAAGTTACCAAGGGCTATG GTTTGGTGATCAGTAATGGGGAGCGTTGGCGCCAACTGCGACGCTTCACCCTGACAACGCTAAGAGACTTTGGGATGGGGCGCAAGGGGATGAAAGAGTGGATCCAGGAAGAAAGCAAACACTTAAGAGCTCGCATAGCTGAATTCAAAG acACACCTTTTGACCCCACATTCTTGTTGAGCTGCACTGTATCCAATGTGATCTGCTGCTTGGTGTTTAACCAGCGCTTCCGTTATGAAGACAAGCATTTTCTACGCCTCCTCAACATCATATCTGAAATTTTAAAGTTTGTTGGCAGTCCTCTAGGCCAG ATGTACAATATCTTTCCCTGGCTAATGGAGCATCTGCCTGGCCATCAACACACTGTATTTGCCCAGATCGAAGAAATTAGAGAGTTTATCAAGAAGAAGATCCAAGAGCACAAAGAAACACTGGACCCCAGCTCACCCAGAGACTACATTGACTGTTTCCTCATCCGGATGGATCAG GAGAAGAATAATCCCACAACTGAGTTCAACTATGACAACTTGGTGTGCACACTGATGAATCTGTTCCTGGCAGGAACAGAAACCACCAGCTCCACCATCAGATATGCCCTTAATGTGCTGATCAAATACCCAAACATACAGG AAAAAATGCAGCATGAGATTGACGTTGTGATTGGAAAAAACCGCTGTCCCAACATGGAAGACAGGAAGTCCCTCCCCTTCACGGATGCTGTCATCCATGAGGTGCAGCGTTTTCTGGACATCGTTCCCTTCAGCGTCCCTCATCACGCACTGCACGATATCTCTTTCAGGGGTTACACCATCCCCAAG GACACAGTGATTCTTCCCTTGCTGCACTCTGTACTAAAAGGGGAAAAGGAATGGGCAACTCCCTGGTCCTTTAACCCccagcacttcctggaccagAATGGCAACTTTAAGAAAAACCCTGCTTTCTTGCCATTTTCTGCAG GAAAGAGATCCTGTGTTGGGGAGTCTCTGGCTCGTATGGAGCTTTTTATCTTCCTCGTGTCGTTGCTGCAGCATTTCACCTTTTCCTGCACGGAAGGCCCAGACAGTATAAACCTCAGTCCAGAGTACAGCAGCTTTGCCAATTTGCCTCGCAGGTACCAGATCATTGCCACACCACGATGA
- the LOC113125397 gene encoding cytochrome P450 2G1-like, giving the protein MDVSATVILAGLILALLWFSVKNSKKHRLPPGPTALPVIGNLLQVDKHAPFKSFLKFSEAYGPVITVYLGWQRTVVLVGYDAVKEAMVDRADDFTGRGQLPFLLKVTKGYGLGISNGERWRQLRRFTLATLRDFGMGRNRMEEWIQEESQHLGACIAEFKDKPFDPTFLLSRTVSNVICCLVFGQRFHDENKQFLHLLNIMSDNLRFGSSPLGQMYNIFPWLMEHLPGHQHTVFAQMEEIKEFIKKKIQEHKETLHPSSPKDYIDCFLIQMDQEKNNPTTEFNYDNLVCTLLNLFLAGTETTSSTIRYALNVLIKYPNIQEKMHHEIDVVIGKNRCPNMEDRKSLPFTDAVIHEVQRFLDIVPVSVPHYALHDISFRGYTIPKDTVILPLLHSVLKGEKEWATPWSFNPQHFLDQNGNFKKNPAFLPFSAGKRSCVGESLARMELFIFLVSLLQHFTFSCTEGPDSINLSPEYSSFANLPRRYQIIATPR; this is encoded by the exons ATGGACGTTTCTGCAACAGTGATACTGGCAGGGTTGATCTTAGCTCTACTGTGGTTCAGTGTAAAAAATAGTAAGAAACATCGTTTGCCCCCAGGACCCACTGCACTTCCTGTCATAGGAAATCTGCTGCAGGTCGACAAACATGCACCTTTTAAAAGTTTTCTCAAG TTCAGTGAGGCCTATGGTCCCGTGATAACAGTGTACCTGGGCTGGCAGAGGACGGTTGTTCTGGTAGGATATGATGCAGTGAAAGAGGCCATGGTGGACCGGGCAGATGACTTCACAGGCAGAGGGCAACTACCATTTTTGCTCAAAGTTACCAAAGGCTATG GTTTGGGTATCAGTAATGGGGAGCGTTGGCGCCAACTGCGACGCTTCACCCTGGCAACCCTAAGAGACTTTGGCATGGGGCGCAACCGGATGGAAGAGTGGATCCAGGAAGAAAGCCAACACTTAGGGGCTTGCATAGCTGAATTCAAAG ACAAACCTTTTGATCCCACATTCTTGCTGAGCCGCACTGTGTCCAATGTGATCTGCTGCTTGGTGTTTGGCCAGCGCTTccatgatgaaaacaaacagtttcTGCACCTCCTCAACATTATGTCTGACAATTTAAGGTTTGGTAGCAGCCCTCTGGGTCAG ATGTACAATATCTTTCCCTGGCTAATGGAGCATCTGCCTGGCCATCAACACACTGTTTTTGCCCAGATGGAGGAGATTAAAGAGTTTATCAAGAAGAAGATCCAAGAGCACAAAGAAACACTGCACCCCAGCTCCCCAAAAGACTACATTGACTGTTTTCTCATCCAAATGGATCAG GAGAAGAATAATCCCACAACTGAGTTCAACTATGACAACTTGGTGTGCACATTATTGAATCTGTTCCTGGCAGGAACAGAAACCACCAGCTCCACCATCAGATATGCCCTTAATGTGCTGATCAAATACCCAAACATACAGG AAAAAATGCACCATGAGATTGACGTTGTGATTGGAAAAAACCGCTGTCCCAACATGGAAGACAGGAAGTCCCTCCCCTTCACAGATGCTGTCATCCATGAGGTGCAGCGTTTTCTGGACATTGTTCCCGTCAGCGTCCCTCATTACGCACTGCACGATATCTCTTTCAGGGGTTACACCATCCCCAAG GACACAGTGATTCTTCCCTTGCTGCACTCTGTACTAAAAGGGGAAAAGGAATGGGCAACTCCCTGGTCCTTTAACCCccagcacttcctggaccagAATGGCAACTTTAAGAAAAATCCTGCTTTCTTGCCATTTTCTGCAG GAAAGAGATCCTGTGTTGGGGAGTCTCTGGCTCGTATGGAGCTTTTTATCTTCCTCGTGTCGTTGCTGCAGCATTTCACCTTTTCCTGCACGGAAGGTCCTGACAGTATAAACCTCAGTCCAGAGTACAGCAGCTTTGCCAATTTGCCTCGCAGGTACCAGATCATTGCCACGCCACGATGA